The DNA window GCATCTTGACGAAGACACCCGTCAGCGTGGGCTGGCTGGTGTACAGCTAGCTCGCCAAGCTTTAGCACAGGCGTTAAGTCGTTCATTTGGCACCGATACCCCACATGCGGCCTAGCATCTACATATGAACGAAGTAGTAATTGTTGACGCCGTGCGCACACCCATCGGGCGTCGCAACGGCGGACTATCCACTATGCATCCGGCTGACCTCCTCGGCGAGGTTCAATCCGAGCTTATTCGTCGAAGCGGAATCGACCCCGCTGAGGTGGGTCAAGTTGTAGGCGGCTGCGTTAGCCAAATCGGCGAGCAAACTTTCAACATTGCTCGTACGGCCTGGCTTTCTGCTGGCTTGCCTCTGTCGGTTGCTGCCACCACGGTTGATGCCCAATGCGGCTCGTCCCAGCAGGCCACGAACCTAGCTACCACGCTAATTGCGGGCGGCGCGGTCGACGTTGCCATTGCTTGTGGTGTCGAGTCGATGAGCCGAATTCCAATCGGTTCGGCCATGCGAGTACAAGAATATGGTCGTCCCACCCCCGATAGTTACTTCGGCCAATACGAAATGACCTCGCAGTTCGAGGGTGCCGAACGCATCGCCGACAAATGGGGCGTAACCCGCCAAGACGCCGACGAATTCGGTCTTTTGTCGCAACAACGCGCCGCCCAAGCATGGGCCGAAGGTCGTTACGAAACCCAAATTGTGCCAGTTGAAGCACCCACGCTTGGCGAAGACGGCAAACCGTCTGAAACCAAGCAAACCATTAGCCGCGACGAAGGCTTGCGTGAAACCTCACTCGACAAACTGGCCGCTCTAAAGCCAGTGGCACGCGAGAATGGTGTTCACACCGCAGGTTCTTCCTCCCAAATCTCTGACGGCGCTGGTGCAGTGCTATTGATGACCCGCGAAAAGGCTGAAGCTTTGGGTCTACGCCCCCGAGCACGCGTAGTAGATACCTGCAACGTTGGTGTTGACCCGGTGCTTATGCTCACCGGGCCAATTGATGCCACCTACCACCTGCTGAAGCGCACCGGCCTAACCATGGCCAACATTGATGTCACCGAAATTAACGAAGCGTTCGCTTCGGTAGTCTTGGCATGGGCGCGGGAGCACAAAGTTGATATGGACAAAGTTAACCCCAATGGTGGCGCTATCGCCCACGGCCACCCCCTGGGCGGCACCGGTGCCATTCTAATGACCAAGGCCCTTCACGAACTCGAGCGCACCGACGGCGAGTTTGGGCTAGTAACCATGTGCTGCGGTGGCGGTCTAGGTACCGGTACCATTATCCAGCGCATTTGAGCGAGCCCGAAGCTCACATCTTCTTGACCGCCTTGTTTCCATAAGGCAAACCATTATTGCGGCGTATCGGCCGCCTTCTAAACCCTACGAATAGACGGCCGATGCGCGCTAAAC is part of the Acidimicrobiia bacterium genome and encodes:
- a CDS encoding steroid 3-ketoacyl-CoA thiolase — encoded protein: MNEVVIVDAVRTPIGRRNGGLSTMHPADLLGEVQSELIRRSGIDPAEVGQVVGGCVSQIGEQTFNIARTAWLSAGLPLSVAATTVDAQCGSSQQATNLATTLIAGGAVDVAIACGVESMSRIPIGSAMRVQEYGRPTPDSYFGQYEMTSQFEGAERIADKWGVTRQDADEFGLLSQQRAAQAWAEGRYETQIVPVEAPTLGEDGKPSETKQTISRDEGLRETSLDKLAALKPVARENGVHTAGSSSQISDGAGAVLLMTREKAEALGLRPRARVVDTCNVGVDPVLMLTGPIDATYHLLKRTGLTMANIDVTEINEAFASVVLAWAREHKVDMDKVNPNGGAIAHGHPLGGTGAILMTKALHELERTDGEFGLVTMCCGGGLGTGTIIQRI